TTAGTGATTATTACATGGTTTAGGAGAATACCATATATGGTGGCTTTGAGGCATCACCAAGGTGCATGTGCTGCTTTGCTGAATCCTTCATCTGCGGAGCCTATTGTCTGGCCATCACCGTTGAAGTTCATAAGTGAGCTTAATCAAGATGCAAAAGCTCTGCTCGAATGCGCCTTAATGGAAGCAAACAAGGAGAGGGAGAAAACCATCTTAAAAAAGGGAAGTTCacattcactttcatctccATCAAGATCAGACTCTGTGATCGATGACCATTTATCTGAGGTACTTATTATAATCCTTCAGAGTGATTTTTTATGCCTTTTCAAATCACATGGATATGTTCACTGGAAACTTATTTTCGTTTCTTTGTTTGATTAGTTTATGTGTCGTTCAACCAAGATCATTTCTTTCTAATTTGGTTTTTATTGCATTTGCTGATACACTAGTCCAGAAGCTCGTTATGTGTAAAAAGTTTGTTGATTACTTGTGCACTTGGACTAATATATTAGTCATTAGAAAATAAAAGGATAAATGGATGACTTTGTCTGCCACATTGGATGCAGTTCGATAACTTTCCTGTAGTTTTAAATTATTGTACGCTTCAATTTCCAAGCCAATGTTTTATCTTGGTTCCATGTCTGTTTTGAGGAGCAGTATTTTTCTCTTCCGTCTTTTGACTTCCTATGTTGGACTATGATCAAACTGTCTAGCCATTGTTGTACTGTTTTAAGGTATTTGAATTACATAGTTCACATTAATGGTAGGATTCAATCCGACTATTTCATGCAGGCAAATGATACGGATCTTTGCTTCATATGTTTTGATCAAGCATGCACGATAGAGGTTCGAGAATGTGGTCATCGCATGTGTGCTCAATGCACTCTAGCCTTGTGCTGCCACAACAAGCCCAATCCAACAGCCTCATCACCTTCTGTACCTGTTTGTCCATTCTGCCGGAGTAACATAGTAAAATTGGTCGTTGCTAAGGTTAAACCCGATAATGACGTGGACCGTGATGTTAACTCCTCTAAGCCAAGAAAGTCTTGGAGGTCCCGGAATTTAAGCGAGGGTAGTAGTAGCTTCAAGGGTCTATCAGCAGTAGGCTCATTCGGGAGAATGGGCCGTGGCTCAGGCAGGATCGCTGCTGATAATGAATGGTTTGACAAAACCACCATTGAACCTTGATACACAGACCTTATTCGAAAATCCCATGTAGAACCATGCTGCCATTTGTGTATAATATATGCATATCCGATGATTCGTGCCAGGGAGTGAATATATCAGCTATCGATTGAACTTGGTGCTTGCAGGGGTCGTTAGTATCTTGAAATAGGAAGGATTCTTTTCAATCTTGGATTCCATTCATTACAACTTAATAAGCATAGCATCATTCAGAAACAAAAAAGCAAATTGTTATTGGAAGTGTTTGTTGTGTTTTGTCCaaattgttgtttttcttgTAAGAAaactgtaaaaaaaaatatattctgCTAGAAGAAAGGACTGATTCCTACACTTGTGTTTGTCATGTGGGGATTTGTCCTCGACTGGTTGAATTATTTGTGCATCACGATAACACATATAATGCATATTCTTGTCATAAATATTCCGACAGTGAGACAAGgtctaaaaaacaataattgattttgttcattattgTATGCTTGCTTTGTTACTGGAGTATTTATTATTTAGTTGGTTTGCATTGATTTCTTGTCTGATACCGTTTATTTGACAAGATTCtttgtatataatttttttatttttaaaatttatttgatttattattattatgaatttaaatgttattttttatatataaaaaaactataAGATCACAAATAGAAAAGTGTTGGATCAAGATTATATGTCAAACGAACTCACGGGATAGGGGTAGTCATCTCACGTAGtaaatttttcttgaaaatgtTATATAtagattattaaaattatataaagttCACTTCCCGTGATTTACATTTAATTTCCTCAAGTGTTCCTATGTTTGAAGCCAAAATGGTTTTGGTAGCTCTAATATTGGAATGTATCCCACGACTCTCCAACATTAATTAATTCATAGTTTAAAACTTCTGGAAAAGGGAAATCATATGAATCAAAAGGGTAATACCAATACACAcgatttaataataaaaataaaaaaaaaacacccgATTTTTATGTAAAATCGAGCTTTTCTAACATCCaccataaaaaaattcattaatcGAGATAAGGACAAAAAGAAATGATTATCCATACGTTGTATAAAATCTTGTCTACTAATAATATCAAAGCGTACATAAAATGTCAAGAAAACTTTAAAATTATTGGAAAATGTGGCCAAAGAAGGTTGGATTCGTTCCCATGATAAATTAGAGTCATTTTCAACCATAAAAAGGGATCACTCTTAAAGAAAACAAAGGCAACCACACAAAGGGTGATTGCGTGGACAGTTAGATTAATTATTACAATTACACACAAATTTAAAACACAACACGCAAAGTATATTAGTAAAAGAGGTGTGAATGTGTTGTCTTTTTGGTTGTTGACACATCGCTACCATCATAGAATCATTCTAAATTGCGTAAAACCACCAAATGGTTTCTTTGATTAGTCTAAGATTTTTATACGCACGTGTGGTTATTATCATGGAATTGTGAAAGCGTCATTTACAGATATTATTaattgagtaggtcttttgtgagacacgatctcacgaatctttatctgtgagacgggtcaagcctaccgatattcatagtaaaaaataatactcttccaataaaaagtgatattttttcatggatgacctaaataagagacatgtctcacaaaatacgacccgtgagaccgtctcacacaagtttttaccttatTAATCATGTTTTATAACTTTAAATATATACTTGAATTATGAAATTCTGAATATGCACACTTGTTTTGGTAAATCTATTTGGCGGTGAATTTTGAATCTCCAATTAGTTACTTTTTGAATCATTGTTGTGAATTTCGAATTCATCTAAATGTTGAGTCATTTCAAATCATTCATTCAAATTGTTAGAATCACAAAAAAATTTAGAGAGGTGCGTGAATAAATTTATCTCAACAATGTTACAAATATTTCGGTTGTGTTAATAAcactgaaatgaaattcttgtTAGTTGGGTTATCAGTAAGTCAACAATTAGAACTGTGCGTACATAGACTGATTGAAACTGTTTGAACAAAATGACTTATCAAAAGTAAGTTGGGTTATCAAATGAGAGGTAAAGTAGGTAAAATGAAAGTAAATTGTCACGAGTTTGTTTCGGAATGTTCAGAGACTCTAATACTCACAAGTCATCCTCCCTTCCTCACGGAAAGATTATACAAAAAACTTTGGTAAttacaagaaatttgaaatcactTGTTTCAGTAGGACTTAACATTGTCTAACTGAaacttttaataaatttaaatcttaATCAAAATGAGCAATAAGACTTCTTACTCTCAATTacataaatttcacaaataaatTCTAATACAAATTGGTCCTTACATGATCAGATAATAACTTATAGGTGTGTGCTTACTTTTATCAATTTGGCTCACAGAAAGCTTTTCAAGAAGATATAATAGATCCTTAATTCAGAGAGTCGGAGTGATTTTAAAGCTTATCAAactgatatatttatattattttggttgTTGGTTCAAAAAACTTTATCCGATATTTCAGCTGAACTCTAATTCTTAATCACTGAGTATATTGATATTCTTCCGAGAATTTTGGATTTGGGCTGACTAGTCTACTAAATAAACTATCAGTTAGGCTCCATTAGTCGTCCTCTTACGCTATCAGTTTGCCTATAATATTCCTCTTACACTATCAGTTTGACTCTGTAGTCAGTTGGACTCTTAGAAAACTATTGTTTGTctctattcaattttttttaattgaattcaattaaattagGCTCAATAATCTTGTTAAATCACCAAGAGTTAAAATGTTTCAACACAAATTCTCTTTCAAACCCAAATCCTCTTATTATCTAAATGCAACCCAATGGATCTTTggctaaataaaatattttcttgtcaACAATTTTTAGATTATttcatgattcaaaatttagaaatatacatttataatatttttgataattaaatatgataaatttctTTCATTTTGAACTTTAGCATAATTTTAGATTTGATGTTTTACTAATCGTTATAATATTTAGCATCAGTGTtatccaatttttttaataacatAATATTCAAACACCATTTTTCGATTCTTCTCTTAGCAATGATTATAATTTCTCCCTCATTAATCTCCTTCCCTCAAATAATTGCAAAACCTTTCAGTTTATGTGAATCGAGCCTCCACGTTATCGTTGATCTCAATAatatgatcaaatgttggtcaTTTTTACTAAAAATTATAGTTGATATTAAAAGtataactcaaattttttaacaatACAACAACTGAAGTGTTATGTTTTGATCATAATAAGTTCAATCATATAGTATTTAAAAGTTTTTAGTTTtagattaattgataatttcgTAGCATCAAGATAAATTACTTTATGGCctctttatttataataaaatattgatatattctaaaaacaaatattttcacaaattcGAATTCGAGCTCATGTCGTGTCACCAAAAATTGGGAAAGGATTTGATGATTAAAAAAACCAACGAGACTTCCATTTAAAGCTGTGATTCATATATGCTCTCCCAAGTGTCTCTGCATAACAACGACCTGCATTGCCAAACTATAAGCGTGGATATAGCAAAAGGGTGGGGATGAGACAAAGCTCATTGAAAAACTGAGAGTTATTCTCTCTCtctgtgtgtgtatatatatatatcgactAAGTGGAAATGTGTCCAAAAAATAGAAGTCTAAGGAAATgattggaaaaaaaatatattaagtactattttatattattttaaattaaattaaataattaataatattttaataattaatattgtaAATATAGTGTTTAATCAGAACTAcgtgaaataaaataataagttcAATGGAAACCAAAAAATGAGTaggacggtctcacaaatctttatctgtgagacggatcaacgctatcgatattcacaataaaaagtaatactcttagcataaaaagtaatattttttcatggatgacccaaataagagatctgtctcacaaaatacgacacatgagatcgtctcacacaagtttttgccccaAAAAATTGGATAAAATGTGTAACAAAAGCTATAATTTAGGCCGAGTTAGTTAAATTAAGGAAAgctatattttattaattatttaaacataaaaataaataaataagttttGATGAGTTTTCAAATAATAAAACTATGTGATATCTAAGAGTAAAAATGAAtgctaaaaaaattgaaatttatatGATTGGTTTCAAATTATATGTCAAAATTGAATCGAATAAGAAAACCAAATTTAATAagattaatgatttttaacatttatatcTGTTTCTcacgaaaatttatttttaggcACAACAATATCATATGTTCTGTAAATTgatatttagtgaattaagTATTATTTagttgattattatttttaattcatttaaactctatattcaaaagtttgataaaaaaaataattaactaggcagacattatatttcattttaaaatatactttaattactaatttaaataattatctaaacttaataaatcaagcCGTTTTAGTAGAAAATCGAATCAAACCAAAACAAAAATGTTCAAATATCGAATAACATATTTCTAAAACGAAATAAATTGTGAAAACCGAATCAATCGATAAACACCACTAGTTTATGAGATTTCTCTAATTGGTTATtggtaaataaataaacaaaaacatgacttcgtttaaacaataaaattttaGGTGATTGCATGTACATAACTACGGCTTTCATAATCGATGACTCCAATTcgaaaactgatcagttctgTTTCTAATGAAAGACGGGATGGTATCTGCACCATAAGATTAAAGTCGAATCAAACATTCTCGTGAGCTTGCGATTCCAAGAAAACCAATCGGGTCTACCCCTTGACAAGAACATAAAGCATATTGGAATGTCAAATTATTAACAAGTAAAAGCAAGTAACTTTCCATCCATTGATAGTCCAGAACCATTTGAATTAACTTTTTGGTTTCGAATATATGTAAAACATGTGCAAACATTCCATCACAAGTAACCACCGAGACATAAAAAGATAAGGAATTCAACTAGTAGCAACCAAGAAAATGAAGTCTCAACTGTAAAATTTCAAAAGTTGGGTTGCCTGGTAGACAGCCGCCGACATGTAACATGATGTTAAATAAGAGATGTTTCTGGTTCAGAAGCAGATCCAGATTTATACAGGGGAAGGGGCGATTTAGTACAGTGTGTGTGCGGTTGGGGGATTCAAAACCTTTTCCGTTTTGGAGTCAATCCGTCTGCTGGATCCGCCACTGGCAAAGTGGATGCAATTGCACTAGATTTTCAATCTTGCATCATTTGCCTTTTCTTCGTTCATTGCTGGCCACACATTTAGTACCCGACGTTTAAGATCCATGCCCAATGACTTGAAGAATGTTTGAATTCAAATTCTTCTGCCAAAAGACGCCTTAAATTATTCTTTTGCTGCGATAAAATCCTTCAGATTGTTCACAATTCCCTTGTCGTACGGATTCTTGAACTGTATTACAGTTTGAGTTACGCCTGCAAAACCGGATCAGTCGAGGGAAAATGCTTCAATGGGATTTTATGCAAGTTTAAAGATACTGCGCTTTATGAGCAGCAGTTCTAGTTACCAGAGGAAGGGATGACCTCAACATGGAACTCTGGATACTTTTCCCAGTTTATCTGCAAAAGTGTAGTTTCGGTTACCAGTAGACGCGCTCATCTAACTCCAAGAAAAGTAAGTTGGAATCCACTATAGAAAGCAGCACACGGAGATGGAGAAACAGATGCAAAAATATAGAATTTGGACAAGAAATGTTGAAAAGATTCAATTATGCCAAaatgaccaagaaaaatgtaaaaCGAAGTATAGATGATCCCCCTCTCatatattttgtaatttttttaaaagtatatttacGTTAGTATCACTCGAATTCAAGACCTATCACCATTGTGCTATTTAGTTGGCCATGAGTAATATCTTACAACTCAAGATATGCTTTAATCAATCCGTTTTTTCCAGACGGAAGTTTCACCAAATTATAATAAAAGATTCCGAATCCTTAGCTTAAACGAAGCAATACCCCATTTCATTTTCTTGCGACTAACAAATGGTGAAGAAATATCATTCTAAGTCACTGGTCAAAAACTTGTCATAAATTGGACCTATCGCAGAGTACAAGACAGGCATACCAGCAAATGAAACAGAGTATTCAGACAAACACGGGGAAAATATAATTAATCAGGTCGGAAGTAAACTCAACTTAAAAGATACACTTGACATGACTTATCAGGCTACTTGCAGTTTCAGACAAAGACATAAATTATTTGTCCGCTTCAAGGTATAAATACAACTTACCCATTCATCGGTTTTGATGTTAAAACACGCACAGTAGACATGCCACGCAATAAAAACCACCTACaagttaaaaaaaacataacaaTCAAAAGGTGATAAAACATTGTGGTGAGGGGAAACAAAAGTAAGAGGTAGTGTGTGGGGCCGCATGGGAAGAGGTACCTGCCAAACTACTTGAATCAGAGAAAACAACATTGTACCAAGAACCAAATTTCTGTAAGCAGTAGACTGCTAGAACCAAAGAACATTTCATGTCACAAAACATTGTACAAATGCATTAAAAATAAAGAAGAGTCGTGAGATTGGGAAGTTATCATACCTCTCTTCCAACTTCGGTTGAAGTTAGAGATTTTGCAGTGTCTGGAGAATAGTAGAAACATGAAAATATCATATACTCTAACTAACAGTTTATTCAAATATATGAATTTGCTTAGCTGGTATTATGCCTAAGCACCTGAATTGTTACATTGGAAATCAATTTGAGACTAATAAATAATGTCAGTTTGATCCAAGAAATTTTGTTGGTCGTGCTCGAGAAAAGGATATTGTGAACGGATCTTAATGGTGAAAGGTTTCAGCATTTTAGAATTGCAATGCCAAAGCTCCAGACAATCTTGTTCAGGGAGCATTAATGAATTTTGATTATGGAAGAGACTAAATAGAAATCAAGTGGGACATAATTTGCTCTCTTGCAATTTCAAAGAAACCTTTACTTTAAATGAGGTAGCTTGAGCATCCAAATTCAAGAAGTAGAGCCTGATAATTTCTCGGAATCCACGCTCTAATAAGAAATATTTAGAGTAATAATAAAAAGAGTTTGACCAAATGATGTTTTAAACTATCAATATATTGCTTCAATTTCTTTTAAAGCTGGGAACTAATCCAACTCTCAATTTCGCCTCTGGCATTATTACATCTATGGTCAACAGAATGGAAGTACAAGGAAAACCCGGAAGGTCATAACTTACACTTAGAAGCACATGCAAAATAAGATGCCTCAGATGCCAAAATTCCAACAAGAAGTACGATGaagagaaaatgattttttttacctGCACAGTAAAAGAGCATTTTTTATGGTTAAAATGGTAAGTATATCTAACTAAACTCTTATATTTCATTTGTAATGTACTATTGCAAAGTGGATGAGCTATAATATGTACTATTAATCAAACATATACTATGCATGTGTACAAAAATAAGTTCATAAAATTCTTTTACTATTTTCTAGTTAAAACAATTTAGGCAAGAAATTTTTAggtgaaaaattaattttaataaaattaaatttttgtagCTTAATTGTATTTTTTGAATACAAATTTACAtaccaaaattattttcatcTAACCCCACTTAACATATACTAACAAATAGGTTAAATATGAGAAGATATCATATTTCCAAAATTATCTAAATATCCCTTTTATTTAAGTGGAGTTAGGGCTATTTTTGATAACATATATTTGAAGTGCCATAACAAATCTTATAAGGTGCTCCCGACTGGTAGCAAGATTTACAGGCGAGATAGATGAGAGAGGGCATAGGTAGAAGAAGCAATTCCAATTCATTCTCATGTATCTACTATCTATGCCATTTCAAGAAAAATGTTTTCTATACTTCGTAACAGCTCTAGCTATTTCTGCACCTTCTCATAGACCTGAACCCAGCTCCCTGCAGCTCACCTCTAAATAAAAAGATGGTGCGGAGCAGCATGAAGAGAAGTGCTCTTTTAAGCAATTAGGTAATTCTAGATTCCATCTTTGGGGCACCATGATATAAATAAACTAAATTTATAGAGAGACATATTACCTATACAATTTCCAAAAGCAGGGCAATGGTGGTCAAAACCCATTATGTAATTGTCGCAGTGCCTGCAATATCTTACCCTCCTGAGCGCAGTAAAACTCTGGGAAGAAAGAGAAAATGAATTTTGAGTGCTACAGgataagaaattaaaatattttgcaagATTTTTGGTAGGACAACAAAATAATTTGGAATATATTTAGAATAGCTGTCGCAGCAAAGACACAGGGACACAACAACCGACACAAACAAGTAAGAAGAAGAACCTAGCCTTGCCGAACCAGCAGAGAAGAAACTGTTAGGGACTTGAGTATAGTGAGCCTATGTTGTTATGGATTTAACTAAGTTGGGCTGAGGAGTTATATGGGGAAGGGAATATATTGTGAGAAGTGAGAAAGTTGTACGGTTCATTCAGCATAATTTCCATTTTGTAACTGATAGCATAGCTAGGGAAGCGAAATAGGCTTTACTCTGGGATTTTCATCCATAGttgtatgtattatttgttttaCCGTCTTGTATTCAATATGGGGATTAATTATCCTAACAGAAACCTAGTGGATACATTCAACAAGGAGACTTCTTAGTCATTCAAGTGATCACGTAGAAGTGAGGGACATATCTCTCTAAGTCAGACTTTAGGTGTGCTGTCATAGCACAGACAATTATCTTTGCCAGAACAGCACACAACAGATAACGAGATCTGCATTATTCAAGGGTTAATCAGTATTTGTGACAGACATTACcgttgaattttaaaatatgtctaTAGGCAGAAAGACAAAACAGGATAACAGTTTTGCAGACAGTACAAAAGCCACATCCAACATGTAAAGTTCAATTCTATCTTTCATCAACatattcaagaaaataaaaacgaaTGGAATGATGCCAAGAAACTCCGACCATCTTAACACTACCCTTGAATCACATATGGATATGTGCTACCTTGTATTCATTAAGCAATGAGTTTTAATGAATCACATACACATTACACAGAGATTTGAGCTGCTCCAGTTTGAAACGAATTAAGCTCGCACATATTATGGTTACTCTAAACATTGGAAACAACAGAGACTCAACATTGGGGACAGATTCTGCATGACTATCTACGAGTTTAGTATTTTTGGTAATTGAGCCTTGTAATTCCTAAGAGATTTTGCTTCGAGGATCAATGTGATTAAAGGCTAGTAATGCATTTCTTCCAGCAAATAGAGAAATAGAAAATTTACAATACCTTTGAACCTCTCTATAAGATCTGGTATTCTTTACTTTATCGCATTATTTACTCTACTAATTACTATATACAACTCTCAACCTATTATTATACAAAAATTTCGGGCTTCGAGTTCCATGCAGGTTTTGCATTAGTCGTTCTCACTAAAAACGCCAGTTTCTCTAGCCCGCATTTCTGATCAGATGGAAAACTTgataaaaatcttttaaaatatataagagggagcaaatgatttattaacCACTTCTGTTCCCTTTTTAGTCCGACCCCTTTGCCACCAACACCAAAAAAAATCATATGGAGTGAGTTAAAGAGTATCCTATTAATAAACAAATACATGTAAAAGTTTCCTACACAGAAATGCACAAAAGCTCAACTGATCGGTAGTTCGATACAACTTAACATC
This window of the Primulina tabacum isolate GXHZ01 chromosome 4, ASM2559414v2, whole genome shotgun sequence genome carries:
- the LOC142543083 gene encoding uncharacterized protein LOC142543083 isoform X7; this encodes MEAESSANSTEEMPESDRNPKLPSHLIPPHSPSSLSPFDCGCDGIGEMLQEGFGFISPVMDIVFNIEIVTVVIGLLGIMSVDPGFVKDQSCCLNTVVKSYPNEVEEDGGQGSLTEESFTALRRVRYCRHCDNYIMGFDHHCPAFGNCIGKKNHFLFIVLLVGILASEASYFACASKYTAKSLTSTEVGREQSTAYRNLVLGTMLFSLIQVVWQVVFIAWHVYCACFNIKTDEWINWEKYPEFHVEVIPSSGVTQTVIQFKNPYDKGIVNNLKDFIAAKE
- the LOC142543083 gene encoding uncharacterized protein LOC142543083 isoform X6; this encodes MEAESSANSTEEMPESDRNPKHKSLITSGLVSIISVFVTQLTLFLLPQFLPTLSLLTLLPLSVISPVMDIVFNIEIVTVVIGLLGIMSVDPGFVKDQSCCLNTVVKSYPNEVEEDGGQGSLTEESFTALRRVRYCRHCDNYIMGFDHHCPAFGNCIGKKNHFLFIVLLVGILASEASYFACASKYTAKSLTSTEVGREQSTAYRNLVLGTMLFSLIQVVWQVVFIAWHVYCACFNIKTDEWINWEKYPEFHVEVIPSSGVTQTVIQFKNPYDKGIVNNLKDFIAAKE
- the LOC142543083 gene encoding uncharacterized protein LOC142543083 isoform X8; this translates as MGLGRCCKKVLGVRASAPAFVFFSIFFTWAVYIYVVRQVISPVMDIVFNIEIVTVVIGLLGIMSVDPGFVKDQSCCLNTVVKSYPNEVEEDGGQGSLTEESFTALRRVRYCRHCDNYIMGFDHHCPAFGNCIGKKNHFLFIVLLVGILASEASYFACASKYTAKSLTSTEVGREQSTAYRNLVLGTMLFSLIQVVWQVVFIAWHVYCACFNIKTDEWINWEKYPEFHVEVIPSSGVTQTVIQFKNPYDKGIVNNLKDFIAAKE